The Cucumis melo cultivar AY chromosome 5, USDA_Cmelo_AY_1.0, whole genome shotgun sequence genome has a segment encoding these proteins:
- the LOC127149473 gene encoding LOW QUALITY PROTEIN: G-type lectin S-receptor-like serine/threonine-protein kinase LECRK3 (The sequence of the model RefSeq protein was modified relative to this genomic sequence to represent the inferred CDS: inserted 2 bases in 1 codon): MAFKITSSYFLFPPFLHCLLVLAILLVLPTCSFSQLYKNVTLGSSLTATQLNDHHYYWVSQSGDFAFGFLPLGSKGFLLAIWFDKIDEKTVVWSANRDNLVPKGSTIHFTSDGQLVLNDPEGNQIWTATASSSGNTNRSVSYAAMLDSGNFVLAAINSEILWQSFDVPTDTILPSQTLNMGGDLVARYSETNYKSGRFXQTDGNLVLYPRAVPLDTVSKAYWASNTVGSGFQLVFNLSGSVDVIANNNTVLSTVVSTTLLPRNFYLRAILEHNGIFGLYVYPKPTHSSSMPGAWSQVSDSINICILVQGGWGSGVCGFNSYCRLGDDQRPYCSCPPGYVLLDPNDEIKGCKPNFVAQSCDQSFLETDNFEFVALENTNWPQADYGYFKPVSEEWCRNECMNDCFCAVSFFRNGECWKKRFPLADGRMDPSVGGRALLKVRKQNSSFPPSDLVHKPTVVFVGSVLLGSSVFLNFFLFLLTLFIGYRLKKRKSKPVQRDPSILDVNLRIFSYEELNKATSGFIHQLGRGSFATVYKGTIDSEDNNNLVAIKKLDNLVQEGDQEFKAEVSAIVGTNHKNLVRLLGFCNEGEHRMLVYEFMHNGSLADFLSGTSKPNWHSRIKIILETARGLCYLHEGCSSQTIHCDIKPQNILLDESFTARIADFGLAQFVKKDQARTTPMTTTIRESEGYLALEWFRGLPITEKVDVYSFGILLLEIICCKRSLEEKAEDEKQKVLTDWAYECFKEMKVEMLVEKDEEAKMELERVKKFVMIAIWCIQEEPSLRPTMKKVLQMMEGAIEVSFPPHPSSFISSIS; encoded by the exons ATGGCTTTTAAAATAACATCATCTTACTTCCTCTTTCCCCCATTTCTTCATTGTCTTCTTGTtcttgctattcttcttgtttTACCAACTTGTTCGTTTTCTCAGCTTTATAAAAATGTAACTCTGGGTTCATCTCTCACTGCAACTCAACTAAATGATCACCACTACTATTGGGTCTCCCAATCTGGTGATTTTGCTTTTGGGTTTCTACCCTTGGGAAGTAAAGGGTTTTTGTTGGCCATTTGGTTCGACAAAATTGATGAAAAAACTGTGGTTTGGTCAGCTAATCGTGATAATTTGGTACCTAAAGGTTCCACAATTCATTTTACTAGTGATGGTCAACTTGTGCTGAATGATCCTGAAGGCAATCAAATATGGACGGCAACTGCAAGTTCCTCTGGAAATACTAATCGATCTGTTTCCTATGCTGCGATGCTTGATAGTGGAAACTTTGTGTTGGCTGCGATTAATTCTGAAATTTTGTGGCAAAGCTTTGATGTGCCTACTGATACAATTTTACCATCACAAACTTTGAATATGGGTGGAGATCTTGTTGCTCGTTATTCAGAAACCAATTATAAGAGTGGAAGGTT CCAAACTGATGGGAATCTTGTGCTTTACCCAAGAGCAGTCCCTTTGGATACAGTAAGTAAAGCTTACTGGGCAAGTAACACTGTGGGCTCTGGCTTCCAACTTGTGTTCAACCTCTCTGGTTCCGTTGATGTCATTGCAAACAATAATACCGTTCTCTCAACTGTGGTATCAACTACCCTTTTGCCACGAAATTTTTACCTACGGGCGATTCTCGAGCATAATGGGATTTTTGGATTGTATGTTTACCCAAAGCCCACTCATAGTTCGTCTATGCCTGGAGCTTGGTCTCAAGTGTCAGACTCTATAAACATTTGTATCTTGGTGCAGGGTGGTTGGGGATCTGGAGTGTGTGGGTTTAATAGTTATTGTAGGCTTGGGGATGATCAGAGGCCATATTGTTCTTGTCCACCTGGCTATGTCTTGCTTGATCCAAATGATGAGATCAAGGGTTGTAAACCCAACTTTGTAGCTCAGAGTTGCGATCAATCCTTTCTTGAAACTGATAACTTTGAATTTGTTGCTTTGGAAAATACTAATTGGCCTCAGGCTGATTATGGCTATTTCAAACCAGTAAGTGAGGAATGGTGCAGAAACGAATGTATGAACGATTGTTTTTGTGCGGTTTCCTTTTTTAGGAATGGTGAATGTTGGAAGAAGAGGTTTCCTCTAGCTGATGGACGAATGGATCCCAGTGTTGGTGGAAGAGCACTTCTCAAAGTTAGGAAACAAAACTCTTCTTTCCCACCTAGTGATCTTGTCCATAAACCTACAGTAGTTTTCGTTGGATCAGTTCTATTAGGAAGCTCTGTatttctcaacttcttcttatTCCTTCTCACTTTATTCATTGGTTACAGACTCAAGAAAAGGAAATCAAAGCCTGTTCAACGAGATCCATCTATTTTAGATGTGAATTTGAGGATCTTTAGCTATGAAGAGCTCAACAAGGCCACAAGTGGATTCATCCACCAGTTGGGGCGTGGCTCTTTTGCTACTGTTTATAAAGGGACTATTGACTCTGAGGACAACAATAACTTGGTTGCTATTAAAAAGTTGGACAATTTAGTGCAAGAGGGAGACCAAGAATTTAAAGCTGAAGTGAGTGCTATTGTTGGAACAAACCACAAGAACTTAGTTCGATTGCTTGGCTTTTGCAATGAAGGAGAACATAGAATGTTGGTGTATGAATTCATGCATAATGGGTCTCTTGCAGATTTCCTTTCTGGGACTTCGAAACCAAATTGGCATAGCagaattaaaattattttagagaCGGCCAGAGGACTGTGTTATCTACACGAAGGGTGTAGTTCTCAAACCATTCATTGTGATATTAAGCCTCAAAACATCCTTCTCGACGAGTCGTTTACCGCACGGATTGCAGACTTTGGCTTGGCCCAATTTGTGAAAAAAGATCAAGCTCGAACCACCCCGATGACAACGACAATTAGAGAAAGCGAAGGATATTTAGCTCTAGAGTGGTTCAGAGGCCTCCCCATCACAGAAAAGGTGGATGTTTATAGTTTTGGGATATTGTTGTTGGAGATAATATGTTGTAAAAGGAGTTTGGAGGAGAAAGCAGAGGATGAAAAACAAAAGGTGTTGACAGATTGGGCTTATGAGTGTTTCAAAGAGATGAAAGTGGAGATGTTGGTAGAAAAGGATGAAGAAGCAAAGATGGAGTTGGAAAGGGTGAAGAAGTTTGTGATGATAGCAATATGGTGCATTCAAGAGGAACCATCTCTAAGGCCAACCATGAAGAAAGTTTTACAGATGATGGAAGGTGCCATTGAAGTTTCCTTTCCCCCTCATCCATCTTCCTTCATTAGTTCCATCTCTTAG
- the LOC127149474 gene encoding LOW QUALITY PROTEIN: G-type lectin S-receptor-like serine/threonine-protein kinase LECRK3 (The sequence of the model RefSeq protein was modified relative to this genomic sequence to represent the inferred CDS: inserted 2 bases in 1 codon), which produces MAFKITSSYFLFPPFLHCLLVLAILLVLPTCSFSQLYKNVTLGSSLTATQLNDHHYYWVSQSGDFAFGFLPLGSKGFLLAIWFDKIDEKTVVWSANRDNLVPKGSTIHFTSDGQLVLNDPEGNQIWTATASSSGNTNRSVSYAAMLDSGNFVLAAINSEILWQSFDVPTDTILPSQTLNMGGDLVARYSETNYKSGRFXQTDGNLVLYPRAVPLDTVSKAYWASNTVGSGFQLVFNLSGSVDVIANNNTVLSTVVSTTLLPRNFYLRAILEHNGIFGLYVYPKPTHSSSMPGAWSQVSDSINICILVQGGWGSGVCGFNSYCRLGDDQRPYCSCPPGYVLLDPNDEIKGCKPNFVAQSCDQSFLETDNFEFVALENTNWPQADYGYFKPVSEEWCRNECMNDCFCAVSFFRNGECWKKRFPLADGRMDPSVGGRALLKVRKQNSSFPPSDLVHKPTVVFVGSVLLGSSVFLNFFLFLLTLFIGYRLKKRKSKPVQRDPSILDVNLRIFSYEELNKATSGFIHQLGRGSFATVYKGTIDSEDNNNLVAIKKLDNLVQEGDQEFKAEVSAIVGTNHKNLVRLLGFCNEGEHRMLVYEFMHNGSLADFLSGTSKPNWHSRIKIILETARGLCYLHEGCSSQTIHCDIKPQNILLDESFTARIADFGLAQFVKKDQARTTPMTTTIRESEGYLALEWFRGLPITEKVDVYSFGILLLEIICCKRSLEEKAEDEKQKVLTDWAYECFKEMKVEMLVEKDEEAKMELERVKKFVMIAIWCIQEEPSLRPTMKKVLQMMEGAIEVSFPPHPSSFISSIS; this is translated from the exons ATGGCTTTTAAAATAACATCATCTTACTTCCTCTTTCCCCCATTTCTTCATTGTCTTCTTGTtcttgctattcttcttgtttTACCAACTTGTTCGTTTTCTCAGCTTTATAAAAATGTAACTCTGGGTTCATCTCTCACTGCAACTCAACTAAATGATCACCACTACTATTGGGTCTCCCAATCTGGTGATTTTGCTTTTGGGTTTCTACCCTTGGGAAGTAAAGGGTTTTTGTTGGCCATTTGGTTCGACAAAATTGATGAAAAAACTGTGGTTTGGTCAGCTAATCGTGATAATTTGGTACCTAAAGGTTCCACAATTCATTTTACTAGTGATGGTCAACTTGTGCTGAATGATCCTGAAGGCAATCAAATATGGACGGCAACTGCAAGTTCCTCTGGAAATACTAATCGATCTGTTTCCTATGCTGCGATGCTTGATAGTGGAAACTTTGTGTTGGCTGCGATTAATTCTGAAATTTTGTGGCAAAGCTTTGATGTGCCTACTGATACAATTTTACCATCACAAACTTTGAATATGGGTGGAGATCTTGTTGCTCGTTATTCAGAAACCAATTATAAGAGTGGAAGGTT CCAAACTGATGGGAATCTTGTGCTTTACCCAAGAGCAGTCCCTTTGGATACAGTAAGTAAAGCTTACTGGGCAAGTAACACTGTGGGCTCTGGCTTCCAACTTGTGTTCAACCTCTCTGGTTCCGTTGATGTCATTGCAAACAATAATACCGTTCTCTCAACTGTGGTATCAACTACCCTTTTGCCACGAAATTTTTACCTACGGGCGATTCTCGAGCATAATGGGATTTTTGGATTGTATGTTTACCCAAAGCCCACTCATAGTTCGTCTATGCCTGGAGCTTGGTCTCAAGTGTCAGACTCTATAAACATTTGTATCTTGGTGCAGGGTGGTTGGGGATCTGGAGTGTGTGGGTTTAATAGTTATTGTAGGCTTGGGGATGATCAGAGGCCATATTGTTCTTGTCCACCTGGCTATGTCTTGCTTGATCCAAATGATGAGATCAAGGGTTGTAAACCCAACTTTGTAGCTCAGAGTTGCGATCAATCCTTTCTTGAAACTGATAACTTTGAATTTGTTGCTTTGGAAAATACTAATTGGCCTCAGGCTGATTATGGCTATTTCAAACCAGTAAGTGAGGAATGGTGCAGAAACGAATGTATGAACGATTGTTTTTGTGCGGTTTCCTTTTTTAGGAATGGTGAATGTTGGAAGAAGAGGTTTCCTCTAGCTGATGGACGAATGGATCCCAGTGTTGGTGGAAGAGCACTTCTCAAAGTTAGGAAACAAAACTCTTCTTTCCCACCTAGTGATCTTGTCCATAAACCTACAGTAGTTTTCGTTGGATCAGTTCTATTAGGAAGCTCTGTatttctcaacttcttcttatTCCTTCTCACTTTATTCATTGGTTACAGACTCAAGAAAAGGAAATCAAAGCCTGTTCAACGAGATCCATCTATTTTAGATGTGAATTTGAGGATCTTTAGCTATGAAGAGCTCAACAAGGCCACAAGTGGATTCATCCACCAGTTGGGGCGTGGCTCTTTTGCTACTGTTTATAAAGGGACTATTGACTCTGAGGACAACAATAACTTGGTTGCTATTAAAAAGTTGGACAATTTAGTGCAAGAGGGAGACCAAGAATTTAAAGCTGAAGTGAGTGCTATTGTTGGAACAAACCACAAGAACTTAGTTCGATTGCTTGGCTTTTGCAATGAAGGAGAACATAGAATGTTGGTGTATGAATTCATGCATAATGGGTCTCTTGCAGATTTCCTTTCTGGGACTTCGAAACCAAATTGGCATAGCagaattaaaattattttagagaCGGCCAGAGGACTGTGTTATCTACACGAAGGGTGTAGTTCTCAAACCATTCATTGTGATATTAAGCCTCAAAACATCCTTCTCGACGAGTCGTTTACCGCACGGATTGCAGACTTTGGCTTGGCCCAATTTGTGAAAAAAGATCAAGCTCGAACCACCCCGATGACAACGACAATTAGAGAAAGCGAAGGATATTTAGCTCTAGAGTGGTTCAGAGGCCTCCCCATCACAGAAAAGGTGGATGTTTATAGTTTTGGGATATTGTTGTTGGAGATAATATGTTGTAAAAGGAGTTTGGAGGAGAAAGCAGAGGATGAAAAACAAAAGGTGTTGACAGATTGGGCTTATGAGTGTTTCAAAGAGATGAAAGTGGAGATGTTGGTAGAAAAGGATGAAGAAGCAAAGATGGAGTTGGAAAGGGTGAAGAAGTTTGTGATGATAGCAATATGGTGCATTCAAGAGGAACCATCTCTAAGGCCAACCATGAAGAAAGTTTTACAGATGATGGAAGGTGCCATTGAAGTTTCCTTTCCTCCTCATCCATCTTCCTTCATTAGTTCCATCTCTTAG